The genome window GGGTCGCACGCAAGCGACAAACCTTCCTTTCATTAGTTCATCACGAGCTTCAACCAGCTTTCTGCCAAAACGATAATCCCATCCACAACCACAGACCGTCTGCGGTGCCCAATCTGCGGAACGCTACATCACGTAGAGAGAAAGGAAGCAGCTACCTGGCATGGTAGTAGAGCCGGGAGTCGGCATCCCACACGAACCCGTCTCCAATGTCCGCCACTGCGTCGTCAAAAATGCAGTAGATCCTGTGCTGCCCCTGCCCTTCCATCACCGAGATCTCGTGCCGCCGATGGTAGGAGGGCACTGAGGATGGAAGGGGGTCGGCTGCACAATTAGCATAGCCAGCGACAAACAGAACGGCGGTGCACCGTGCTGTTCACCACAAAAAAACAATTGTATTATACCATATACTGTTCTATTCTTTCAACCTTGTAGCATCCATGAGTCAACCAAAACACTTCAATCCACCATCCATACTTGCTCGTCTAATATGTTTTGAACCAATGAGCACAACCATCAATGTGAGCAGTCAATTACGGTTAGCGGGACAAACACACATATTAGTAATCACAATTAGTGTCTAACCTGGTCTAGTCTTGTAGGGTATTATGTATCTCCCTTTGTGTTTAGGTCACCTTGAGGGTAGTTTTTTCTGTTTGTTTGTCATCTCGAGGGAAGGAGACCTCAGCTAGTTCCTTGATTCCTACATGAAACCAAGAACAAATCAAACCTGCAAAACCAATATGTGATGAAATTTGTGTAGCTAACAATATTTCAAGTTCTGAACTGAGAGCGCATTACCTCGTATGACCAGCCAAGCAATCCCAACTTGCATTCCCCGGTTCTATCCCAACCAAATGTGATTTATCCCATGCACATACCACGACGGGGTCCAGATCAGGACTCCATTGATAGTTAGTGTCAATTATTTAGACAGTGGCAGTTTCAAAGTGAAAAAAAGAATGAAGCAGAACCACGATCTGTTCTCAACTATTAGCAGAAAACAGTTGAGGTTTCAAAATAATTAACAATAAATAATGATGGGTTTTTTTATATTTTCAACCATACCAAAATACATTTGTAGCACCTTGAACAAGAGCAGAGCTATATCGTAACAATATTTCTTTTTCGTCAAGAGGGGCTTCAAACAACTGCATAACAAAAATGTAATCAGTAAACTAAGTTTAAATATGAATGTATCTATAATTGAGAAAATCATGTCTTGTGAAGGAATAATCAGTAAACTTGCCAAGGGCTGGCGTGCGTCTCTGTGCTCTGCTCCCTGATGCCGCTGCGTCTATCTAGAAGGCGAAGGTTGATGGGCAACATCatcgtctctctctctctaccttGGAACACTCTAGCCCTTGGCAAAGGTGGATGTGTGTGTAAAAGGAGCATGAGCAAGGTCCAAGAGGTTATCTAGGAGTAGTACATGTTCAACTGGCAGTTCCATCACTATCTGTTGGATGATCAGAAGAACACACTGTTACAAAAAAAATACAATACAATAAACTTGTGCCACTGCATCATAGCAGGATTTCCTTTTACCTCTGCATGAACTGTAAATCCTGAAGGAGGCAGAAGAGAAGGGATTGTAGCCTTTGGTGGGTCATCCCCAGGCCAAATCCAGACCATTCCTTCCTGCTCAAAAGCATGGCAATGACTGGATGCGCACGTTGAGCATCTTTGTTGATGACATTTTTTTCACATTTCCCATCAGTAGAGTACTCCCAACCTGAAGAACATACCATTATAAATCATAGACAAAACCTATTTGCAGCCTAATCAGTAGGCATCAAAGAGCCCCAAAATCAGAAACAAATACAGTAAAACCCCCACAGAAGTTGTCTGCAGACGCAGCTGCAAATATCACCAACAGAACTGGATGACACTCTACTTAATCTAGCAACCATCCGACTGCAGATGTGGCAAGCATACGTGAACCCGAACACCAACAAATGGCGCCCGTAAAGATGTTAATCCGCCCAGTTGGAGCCCGACAGAGCGGGCGAGTAGTCGCCGGATCCCGTGCTGGTGCTGAGCACGACCACGACCCAGTCGCCCTCGCTCGCGATCCCGGCGCCGGAGAACTGGCTGTCGTTGAGGAACCGGTTGTACTGCGACTTGGTGTAGTTAGCGAGGACGACGACGGGGACGAGGCCCAGCACGCACGCCGGCATCACCTGGCCGTCCTCGGTCACCGACGCGTTGAGGTGGCAGCGGTCCAGGTACCTAGGGTAGGCGCCGCGAGCGAGGAGGAAGGAGGCCCGCGCCCGGATCTAAGCAAGGGACGGGGCCGCCCAAATGGAAGCGACCGAGCGACGAGCTTGTCACCTGCGGTGAGCAAGCGGAGCGGGTGGAACAGGAGGGGCGCGGCGGAAGGGAGGGCGGCGACCCGGCGGTAGTGGATGGGATCTTCTCTGGGTGGGAGGTAGGCGAGGTTTTGGGGCGGTGGCGGGGCGAGAATTTCGGGGGCGCGACGAGATTTCCGAGGCCAGGGACGACTCGTGGGGCGGGGATGGTGGAGGCCGGGGCATGGAGCACGGTGGAGATGGAAGGGGCGCGGGAGGAGTATGGAAGGGGCGGGGGAGGCGGCGCAACGCACGACCTTCCATCGACATCGATGCGAGATTTCGGAGCGAGGCGGAAGGGCACGGACGCGCGGCAGAACCTTGCACCACGCAGTGGTGTGGACAGCTACGATAGCCTCTTAAGGAATAGTAGAGACTAGGATGTTCGATCTCAATGGTACGTGCATTGTACTCAGACTTTATTTTTTCTAATATTCGCATTGCAACACACGGACACATAATTTTTTCTTATGCACACTCTAAATAGCTTTCCTCTTCAATGTAAACTAGGATGTTCGAACTCAATGGTACGTGCATTGTACTCAGACTTTGTTTTTTCTAATATTCGCATTGCAACACACAGACACATAACTAGTTGTAATAATATAAATCTTCTAGTGGGGTCACTAGAAGCACATCATTTGTATGATTAAACTCTTCCGCTTTAATAAAATAATGACTGCTTCAATAAAATAATGACGCAAAATGGGGGAAAAATCTTTTGCGTATTAAAAAATCACTCTTTTATTAAatatttttaataaaaaaatTTAACTTAGCAGAAAAACTACTCTGTTAAGAGCTAGAGCCTTACCAAAAACCTGAAATCATCTGTGTTGATTTATGAAATGTGAAATACTTGGCTAGGGCTCAACCTATAAACCAGCAAAAAGAGGAGCTCCACATCGGACAGCATCCAGGTCCCACCGTTCAGTGGACGTAAGAAAGACACCCGGATCCTGCGCTCTCCTTACCCTCTCCACTTCCGTTTCCGGATCCCGTttccagctccgatccaacccagCATCTGTACCGCGCCGCGCGAGCACGTCCGGCGCCGGTGCGGCAGGCGAAATCCGAGAGCACTCCTCCCCCGCTACGCCGCACCGCCCATGGCCGCAGCTAGCCGCAGATAGAGAGAGGCGCAGGCGAGGGCGTGCAGATCCAGATCCGGTGGGCGGGAAGGACTTGATCGCCCCCACCACCATGGCCGGCGCGGTGTCGGCGCTCTTCCTGCTGGACATGAAGGGCCGCGTTCTCGTCTGGCGCGACTACCGCGGCGATGTCTCCGCGCTCCAGGCCGAGCGCTTCTTCACCAAGCTCCTCGACAAGGAGGTAAGTGGCCAATCAGTCCTCGCGCCTCGCCTGCTCTCTAGTCCTGAGATCTGTGCGGCCCTGGTGCTGAGTTCTCGTGCAATGGGTAGGGCGATTCGGAAGTGCACTCGCCTGTGGTCTACGACGACGCTGGCGTCACTTACATGTTCATCCAGCACAACAATGTCTTCCTCCTCACCGCCGCTCGCCAGAACTGTAACGCGGCCAGCATCCTCCTCTTCCTCCACCGTGTAATAGATGTACGTGCCCTCGCCCCCTGTTTGCAGAGAATCGTTGATGGCATTGTATTGCCTGGTGTTCATGCGACTTGTGCGTGAGTACAGGTGTTTAAGCACTACTTCGAGGAGCTGGAGGAAGAGTCGCTCAGAGATAACTTCGTCGTTGTGGTAAGCAAATTTTCAAGTACTTCTTCTGTTTGATGTACGACTGTTGGGATTTGAGAGAATGGGGCTCATTTCGTGTGGACAGTATGAGTTGCTCGATGAGATGATGGATTTTGGGTACCCACAATACACGGAGGCGAAGATATTGAGTGAGTTCATCAAGACAGATGCATACAGGATGGAGGTCACACAGCGTCCACCCATGGCCGTGACAAATGCTGTGTCATGGAGGAGCGAGGGGATCCGGTACAAGAAGAATGAAGTATGTTGATTTACTATTTACTAAGACCTCTATTTTTAATGCAGGCAATCAGCTCTGTGATGGTACTTGACAAACCACCACACTTTGTATGTGCAGGTCTTCTTGGATGTAGTGGAGAGTGTTAACATTCTAGTTAACAGCAATGGCCAGATTGTGAGATCAGATGTGGTTGGGGCACTGAAGATGCGAACATATTTGAGGTGGGTTTGCATTGTCAATATTATGACATCATCTTCCTAAACATTATTAAAGATTAAAAGCATCTTATCATGTGATCACACAACTAAGCAGTTGTGGTCTATAATTAAGCGCTTATAGAATACTGTTATTTAAACAAGCGATCAATTGTTTGTTGATATAAAATATTTATAGAAAACAGCTTTGAAGGGCGGGCCTGGTGCAGCGGTAGAGCCTACCGTCTGTAACCGGAAGGTCCCGAGTTCGAGCCCCAGCCTCTGTATATTATGCGGGTAAGTCTTGGCGCTTAAAGATACCCTTCCTTAGACCCCAcacagtgcgggaagcctacggCAGTGGGTTCGCCCTTTATAGAAAACAGCTTGCATTGCTATGGGTGAATTTGTTCCCAAGATCTACTGATTTTATGCTGGATTGGGATAGCACACCTAGGCTTTTATTACCATGACCTCTCTTTGTTGTGATGTAGATTAGTGATCAAATGGTATGAAAATTTTTAAATTGAAACTCGAGGATATTACTTGTCCAGTGTTGCTAGTTCTGATTCCAGTTTTTTCTCTTGCTAGGTTATATGCTCAAATCTTTGTTCAGGGTATTTATTTTGTAATTCTATTTCACTTCTGCTGGTTATTGTGTGTTCCTTTTTGATGGAACCTGTCAACTTGCTGTAACTTCTATCATACATGGCTTAATTGCTTCATTTTTGTTTCTTTTGGAAGCTTGTATATACCATCTTTATTTTCCTTACAAGATATTGATAAATTTATAATGCTTATGGGGTATAAGCGTATAACCATATAAGTCTTGAAATAAGTCACATATTACACAATGAATACCCTAGGATTTCGAGTTATGCATATTGTAGGGATGGAATTTTATTAATGCTATAACTATTTTGGATAATGTTTCATGAGCTAGCAATTGCTTTTGTGAACTTCAAAGTTTATTTACGCAGAAAATGTCTGTCTTTCACTGTTatcttctatatatatatatatatatatatatatatatatatatatatatatatatatatatatatatatatatatatatatatatatatatatatatatatatatatatatatatatatatatatatatagtgtttAGTAGCTATAAATTGTATtctcttctataaaattcgttttgaTAACTGGGAACACTGTATATTCGTAAAGAAAGTTAACAAAGGTCGTACTCTCAATCAGCAATCATTATCTAACGGTGAGTATACTAAAGGAAGTTTACTAGTTGTGAGGTAAATAATTATTTGTCTTCTGTCCTAAAACTATTTATGATTTTTGATATCCAGTATTCAGATAGATGTTTACTTGTCGAACCATGAAATGAATAAACTTGAAATTTGCCAACCACAGCTTGTGCTTGTAAAGTTTGTACCGCACCTAAGGCATATTTGTGTGCCATTTGGTTAATAGATGTCGGTTGTCTTTCTGTTTTAATATGTTGAGAATTGCTGGACTGGAGACTCATGGCCTACTTTATAATAACAAGATGTACGGAATGATTTTCATTTGATACATTCTTCTTTCTTCATGATATTAAATGAGAACTTGCCAACTAGGGTTTTTGAACTACTCATTTTATGCAGTCACACTTGATATTCTTCTTGCATTCAGATATACACATATGTAGCCCTAACAGTGAGACATTTTGAAACAGTGGAATGCCGGAGTGCAAACTTGGCTTGAATGATAGGGTTCTTTTGGAGGCTCAAGGCAGAGCAACTAAAGGCAAAGCGATAGACCTCGATGATATCAAATTTCATCAGTAAGCAAAATACTGCTCTTTTTGGCACTAAATCTGTTGCATCACTAATTCAGTGTGACCATTCTCCCTTCTTTTTAGGTGTGTACGTTTGGCTAGATTTGAGAATGATAGAACTATATCGTTCATACCTCCTGATGGATCTTTTGATCTAATGACATACAGGCTTAGCACTCAGGTTCTCTTCCTGATCAACTGTGGAATGCTTTATAGAAGATATGGAATGTTTTCACTTCATTGTTTTCACATGCCTGTCTTTATTTGATG of Zea mays cultivar B73 chromosome 8, Zm-B73-REFERENCE-NAM-5.0, whole genome shotgun sequence contains these proteins:
- the LOC100272707 gene encoding AP-1 complex subunit mu-2-like encodes the protein MAGAVSALFLLDMKGRVLVWRDYRGDVSALQAERFFTKLLDKEGDSEVHSPVVYDDAGVTYMFIQHNNVFLLTAARQNCNAASILLFLHRVIDVFKHYFEELEEESLRDNFVVVYELLDEMMDFGYPQYTEAKILSEFIKTDAYRMEVTQRPPMAVTNAVSWRSEGIRYKKNEVFLDVVESVNILVNSNGQIVRSDVVGALKMRTYLSGMPECKLGLNDRVLLEAQGRATKGKAIDLDDIKFHQCVRLARFENDRTISFIPPDGSFDLMTYRLSTQVKPLIWVEAQIEKHSRSRIELMVKARSQFKERSTATNVEIEVPVPSDATNPNIRTSMGSAAYAPERDAMVWKIKSFPGGKEYMCRAEFSLPSITAEEGAPEKKAPIRVKFEIPYFTVSGIQVRYLKIIEKSGYQALPWVRYITMAGEYELRLI